A genomic stretch from Marinobacter fonticola includes:
- a CDS encoding HlyC/CorC family transporter: protein MSDDHSSRSQGNKSWLERISQAFSNEPESIGDILEVLRDAESENIIDADAMSIIEGAMQVTDMRADEIMIPRSQMVTVKASAEPKAFLADIIDSAHSRFPVIGDSQDDVIGILLAKDLLPLAMSNDLSWSKIREILRPPTFVPESKRLNQLLKEFKETRNHMAIVVDEYGGTAGLITIEDVLEQIVGEIEDEHDFDEETHIKSRADGSYAVKAVTPVEDFNEFFDTELDEEEFDTIGGLVLKEFGHLPRRGEEIDFAGFQFTILNADNRVIRLIQVRRRES, encoded by the coding sequence ATGAGCGACGATCACTCGAGTCGCAGTCAGGGCAACAAGTCCTGGCTGGAACGCATTTCCCAGGCTTTCTCCAACGAACCGGAATCGATCGGCGACATCCTGGAAGTTCTTCGGGACGCCGAATCTGAAAACATCATCGACGCCGATGCCATGAGCATCATCGAAGGGGCCATGCAGGTCACCGACATGCGCGCCGATGAAATCATGATCCCCCGCTCCCAGATGGTTACCGTGAAGGCCAGTGCTGAGCCCAAAGCGTTCCTGGCGGACATCATCGACTCCGCGCACAGCCGGTTTCCGGTCATCGGCGACAGCCAGGATGACGTCATCGGCATCTTGCTGGCCAAAGACCTTCTGCCGCTGGCGATGAGCAATGACCTTAGCTGGAGCAAGATCCGCGAAATCTTGCGTCCGCCCACCTTCGTGCCGGAAAGCAAGCGCCTGAACCAATTGCTCAAAGAGTTCAAGGAAACCCGCAACCACATGGCTATCGTGGTGGATGAGTACGGCGGCACCGCCGGCTTGATTACCATCGAGGACGTACTTGAGCAAATCGTTGGCGAGATCGAAGACGAGCACGACTTCGATGAAGAGACCCATATCAAAAGCCGCGCCGACGGTAGCTACGCGGTAAAAGCGGTGACGCCGGTGGAAGATTTCAACGAGTTCTTCGATACCGAACTCGACGAAGAAGAGTTCGACACGATTGGCGGCCTGGTACTCAAGGAGTTTGGCCACCTACCCCGCCGCGGTGAAGAAATCGATTTCGCCGGCTTCCAATTCACCATCCTGAACGCGGATAACCGTGTCATCCGTCTGATTCAGGTTCGTCGTCGTGAGTCTTGA